A DNA window from Haliovirga abyssi contains the following coding sequences:
- a CDS encoding NAD(P)/FAD-dependent oxidoreductase produces MKKIIIIGNGIAGISAAETIRKKNKDYEIKLLSKENYNTYYRPTILRYVLEKEFKNKFYVKDEKWYKDNNVLNFTNTEVKKINKKDKNIELDNGEILKYDKLILATGSSSFIPPIKNKDIKNVHTLRTLDDVKNLKEDMLNSKKAVVIGGGVLGLEAAWGMKKFGLDVSIIEVASRIMPRQLDGKGSEILKAAIEKENIKTYIGDFIKEILGYEKVTGVKLDNGTIIDTDIVVISAGVRPNIELAKDAGLNTNRGIVVNGYMQTSDKDILAAGDCAEHNGKIAGIWIVGMKQGKIAGENIFEENIEYKEESQAINFSGINTKIYSIGKVLDDSEPDCEYKRYENREKNEYKNLYFEDDRVVGGIFVGDTKNSNKLMGCIKNKMTKEETIKLIFEK; encoded by the coding sequence ATGAAAAAGATAATAATAATTGGAAATGGAATAGCTGGAATATCAGCAGCAGAAACAATTAGAAAAAAAAATAAAGATTATGAAATAAAATTATTGTCAAAAGAGAACTATAATACATATTATAGGCCAACAATCCTTAGGTATGTTTTAGAAAAAGAATTTAAAAATAAATTTTATGTAAAAGATGAAAAGTGGTATAAAGATAACAATGTTTTAAATTTTACAAATACTGAAGTAAAGAAAATTAATAAAAAAGATAAAAATATAGAACTAGATAATGGAGAAATTCTAAAATATGATAAATTAATTTTAGCAACTGGAAGCAGTAGTTTTATTCCACCAATAAAGAATAAAGATATTAAAAATGTACATACATTAAGAACATTAGATGATGTGAAAAATTTAAAAGAAGATATGTTGAATTCTAAAAAAGCAGTAGTTATTGGTGGTGGAGTATTAGGACTTGAGGCAGCTTGGGGAATGAAAAAATTTGGATTAGATGTGTCAATAATAGAGGTCGCAAGTAGAATTATGCCAAGACAGTTAGATGGAAAAGGGAGCGAAATATTAAAAGCTGCAATTGAAAAAGAAAATATCAAAACTTATATTGGAGATTTTATAAAAGAGATATTAGGATATGAAAAAGTAACAGGAGTAAAATTAGATAATGGAACTATTATAGATACGGATATTGTAGTAATATCAGCAGGAGTAAGGCCTAATATAGAGTTAGCAAAAGATGCTGGACTAAATACAAACAGAGGTATTGTAGTAAATGGATATATGCAAACTAGCGATAAAGATATACTTGCAGCAGGAGATTGCGCAGAGCATAATGGTAAAATTGCAGGGATATGGATAGTAGGAATGAAACAAGGGAAAATAGCTGGAGAAAATATATTTGAAGAAAATATAGAATATAAAGAAGAATCACAAGCAATAAACTTTTCAGGAATAAATACAAAGATATATTCAATAGGAAAAGTTTTAGATGATAGCGAACCAGATTGTGAATATAAAAGATATGAAAACAGAGAAAAAAATGAATATAAAAATCTTTATTTTGAAGATGATAGAGTAGTAGGTGGAATATTTGTAGGAGATACAAAAAATAGTAATAAGTTAATGGGATGTATAAAAAATAAGATGACAAAAGAGGAAACGATAAAATTGATTTTTGAAAAATAA
- a CDS encoding substrate-binding periplasmic protein, with translation MKRRYLVLFMVLVLSVMSFGETITLTTGEWEPYTGEKLKGYGFANDVVTRAFAKVGVNVEYKFFPWKRAFILAQRGKYNGSNCWNKSAKREKYFYYSEESIVVGKTVLFFMKGNDFTWNKLEDLKSKRIGGTLGYSSVKIFENIGKKLDLAPTDLQGFKKLFSKRVNIFICDLDVGLKLIRDNFTKEQQKQFLYNKKPLDTSGSYLILPKQLSKSKNLMKKFDKGFKMLKDSGEYDKMVKDLRSGKY, from the coding sequence ATGAAAAGAAGGTATTTAGTTTTATTTATGGTGTTAGTTTTGAGTGTTATGAGTTTTGGAGAGACGATAACATTAACAACTGGTGAATGGGAACCATATACAGGGGAAAAATTAAAAGGATATGGATTTGCAAATGATGTGGTAACAAGAGCATTTGCAAAAGTAGGAGTAAATGTAGAATATAAATTTTTTCCTTGGAAAAGAGCGTTTATATTAGCTCAAAGAGGGAAATATAATGGTTCTAATTGCTGGAATAAATCAGCGAAAAGAGAAAAATATTTTTATTATAGTGAAGAGTCGATAGTAGTGGGGAAAACAGTTCTTTTTTTTATGAAGGGAAACGATTTCACTTGGAATAAATTAGAAGATTTAAAAAGTAAAAGAATTGGAGGGACTTTAGGATATTCTTCTGTAAAAATTTTTGAAAATATAGGTAAAAAATTAGATTTAGCTCCAACAGATTTACAAGGATTTAAGAAATTATTTTCAAAAAGAGTAAATATTTTTATTTGTGATTTAGATGTAGGATTAAAATTAATAAGAGATAATTTTACAAAAGAGCAACAAAAACAGTTTCTTTATAATAAAAAGCCATTAGATACAAGTGGTTCATACTTAATTTTACCAAAACAATTATCTAAAAGTAAAAATCTTATGAAAAAATTTGATAAAGGGTTTAAAATGTTAAAGGATAGCGGAGAATATGATAAGATGGTAAAAGATTTAAGAAGCGGAAAATATTAA
- a CDS encoding AAA family ATPase, which produces MKKIPYGLQNLEKILDENYFYIDKTKYIENLENLDEQYIMFLRPRKFGKTLWIDTLGKYYDVNYSDKFDKIFGELYIGKNPTSRKNSYYIIKFNFSGLSTENKDILKNGFKLEVYNKLDSFVKKYNLKIKLDKNLKEPAELLRDFKKKYEELKIEQKIYVLIDEYDHFANELLSFKFNEFKDIVSKTGFVRKFYEVLKESTETIVDRIFMTGIAPVTLDSITSGFNIVKNLSIDREFNELTGFTEETVINLLKMYNIPANVLEDMKRSYNGYLFNLIGEKTVYNTDMVLYFLADYLRENRKPQKIIDVNIASDYKKMENMMRLSPKSQEIIDEIIENDGVTGELIDSFNMEREQKKDDAITLLFYLGYLTIKEETFKGIKLEIPNYVMRKLFYESFMSYIDREYKVYAETSDINKSIGELIEIGNINPLLKLVEEVLGELSNRDFINFDEKHLKAIMMAYLIKSPWYYIESEREMKKGYIDILVTRRYEKVPYEAMIELKYIKKKEWKDLSKDIGKIVEEGKEQLHRYLNDKKMQNRKNMKKFVILFVGDKLEKVVKFE; this is translated from the coding sequence ATGAAAAAAATACCATATGGATTACAAAATTTAGAAAAAATATTAGATGAAAACTATTTTTATATAGACAAAACAAAATATATAGAAAATTTAGAAAATTTAGATGAACAATATATAATGTTTCTAAGACCAAGAAAGTTTGGAAAAACATTATGGATAGATACATTAGGGAAATATTATGATGTAAATTATAGTGATAAATTTGACAAAATATTTGGAGAATTATATATAGGAAAAAATCCAACGTCAAGAAAAAATAGTTATTATATTATAAAATTTAATTTTTCAGGATTATCAACAGAAAATAAAGATATATTAAAAAATGGTTTTAAATTAGAAGTATATAATAAATTAGATAGTTTTGTAAAAAAATATAATTTAAAAATAAAATTAGATAAAAATTTAAAAGAGCCTGCAGAACTGTTAAGAGATTTCAAAAAGAAGTACGAAGAATTAAAAATAGAGCAAAAAATATATGTATTAATAGACGAATATGACCATTTTGCAAATGAGTTATTAAGTTTTAAATTTAATGAATTTAAAGATATAGTAAGTAAAACAGGATTTGTAAGAAAATTTTATGAAGTTCTAAAAGAGAGTACAGAAACAATAGTAGATAGAATATTTATGACAGGAATAGCTCCAGTAACATTAGATAGCATAACAAGTGGATTTAATATAGTGAAAAATTTAAGTATAGATAGAGAATTTAATGAATTAACAGGATTTACAGAAGAGACAGTAATAAATTTATTAAAAATGTATAATATACCAGCAAATGTATTAGAAGATATGAAAAGAAGTTATAACGGATATCTATTTAATTTAATAGGAGAAAAAACAGTATATAATACAGATATGGTATTGTATTTTTTAGCAGATTATTTGCGAGAAAATAGGAAACCACAAAAAATAATAGATGTAAATATAGCAAGTGATTATAAAAAAATGGAAAATATGATGAGATTAAGTCCGAAAAGTCAGGAAATAATAGATGAAATAATAGAAAATGATGGAGTGACAGGAGAATTAATAGATAGTTTTAATATGGAAAGAGAACAAAAAAAAGATGATGCAATAACATTACTGTTTTATTTGGGATATTTAACAATAAAAGAGGAAACATTTAAAGGAATAAAATTAGAAATACCAAATTATGTAATGAGAAAACTATTTTATGAGAGTTTTATGAGTTATATTGACAGAGAATATAAAGTATATGCCGAAACAAGTGATATAAATAAATCAATTGGAGAATTAATAGAAATCGGGAATATAAATCCCCTATTAAAATTAGTAGAAGAAGTGTTGGGAGAATTATCAAATAGAGATTTTATAAATTTTGATGAGAAACATTTAAAAGCAATAATGATGGCCTATTTAATAAAAAGTCCATGGTATTATATTGAAAGCGAAAGAGAGATGAAAAAAGGATATATAGATATATTGGTAACTAGAAGATATGAAAAAGTACCATATGAAGCAATGATAGAATTGAAATATATAAAGAAAAAAGAGTGGAAAGATTTATCAAAAGATATAGGTAAAATAGTAGAAGAAGGAAAAGAGCAACTGCATAGATATTTAAATGATAAAAAAATGCAGAATAGAAAAAACATGAAAAAGTTTGTGATATTATTTGTAGGTGATAAATTAGAAAAAGTTGTTAAATTTGAATGA
- a CDS encoding substrate-binding periplasmic protein has protein sequence MKRRYLVLFMVLVLSVMSFGETITLTNGEWAPFNGKKLKNYGFASDVVKKTFAKVGVDVEYKFFPWKRGFILAQRGNYDGTLSWGKVGDRENYFYFSEEPILSGETVFFYIKGNDFTWDKLEDLKGKKIGGTLGYSYIKSFKDVGKKLDLAPTDVQGLKKLYAGRVNIFISDLDVGLKLIRDNFTKEQQAKFSYNKKPMEKMSYYLLLSKKVSKNKELIKKYNKAFKVLKNSGEYDKMVKSLRNGEYE, from the coding sequence ATGAAAAGAAGGTATTTAGTTTTATTTATGGTGTTAGTTTTGAGTGTTATGAGTTTTGGAGAGACGATAACATTAACAAATGGAGAATGGGCACCTTTTAATGGTAAAAAGTTAAAAAATTATGGATTTGCAAGTGATGTTGTGAAAAAAACATTTGCAAAAGTAGGAGTGGATGTAGAATATAAGTTTTTCCCTTGGAAAAGAGGATTTATATTAGCTCAAAGGGGTAATTATGATGGAACACTTTCTTGGGGAAAAGTAGGAGATAGAGAAAATTATTTTTATTTTAGCGAAGAACCAATATTATCAGGAGAAACAGTTTTTTTCTATATTAAAGGAAATGATTTTACTTGGGATAAATTAGAGGATTTAAAAGGGAAAAAAATAGGTGGAACACTTGGATACTCTTACATAAAAAGTTTTAAAGATGTTGGAAAGAAATTAGATTTAGCTCCAACTGATGTGCAAGGATTAAAAAAATTATATGCAGGAAGAGTTAATATTTTTATTAGTGATTTAGATGTAGGATTAAAGTTGATAAGAGATAATTTCACAAAAGAACAACAAGCAAAATTCAGTTATAATAAAAAGCCAATGGAAAAGATGAGTTATTATCTTCTTCTATCAAAAAAAGTTTCTAAAAACAAAGAGTTAATAAAAAAATATAATAAGGCATTTAAAGTGTTAAAAAATAGCGGAGAATATGATAAGATGGTAAAATCTTTAAGAAATGGTGAATATGAATAG